In Myxococcus stipitatus, the following are encoded in one genomic region:
- a CDS encoding ABC transporter permease → MDPLLRGLRQTLRALFRTPGFALSCILLLAVGIGTSTALFSVVEGVLLRPLPYPNAERLVQLSEVSRKGKEIRFSDPNFEDVQAQSRTLETLAQVSGAMTVTVTGTDEPTFATLVLASRDFFRTFGVQPVTGRAFTEEEQRAGGAPVVMVSQTFWKRHLGGRPLPMSETLTFEGRSYTVVGVMPESFDYPAGAQMWTPREQEARLPSRTAHNWNVVGRLANGVDPRAARTELTGIARELAARHGGETGMMDVSMVSLHESIVGSSRSTLYMLLGAAAFLLLVAGGNVTNLLLARAATRRRELAVHVALGAGPGALVRQFLAESLVLSLTGGALGALLATWGVPAMLALEASHLPRAGEVSVSVTALLFALGLSLLLAVGLALVTALRSARQSPWATLTQSGRTQAGGGGAERMRRALVVGQLALTLVLLVGAALLGRSLMGLLSVDPGYRTEDVAVLSLVLPPAKEAEVGQRNVRFQEHLISKLEGLPGVRAVGAVSSFPLEGGFAGNGSFVVLNRPDDVKNFDDFGRLAREPERAGYAEYRVASEGYFGALGIRLVKGRLFDARDTLEAPHVAVISESLAKARWPGEDPLGKLVQFGNMDGDLRPFTVVGVVSDVRDQGLDEAPKATFYGCSRQRLRASSSFHIAVHGPSGSEALVAAVRPVVRELAPELPARLRTVESLHSSSLAARRFSLLLLGAFGAMALLLSVAGLAAVVSYAVAQRTQEFGIRFALGATAGDVLKLVLRQAAVLAGAGVVLGMAVALALSQGLAGMVYGVSTTDPLVLVGVSVLLLAVALLASWLPARRASRVDPMTVLRSEG, encoded by the coding sequence GTGGACCCCCTTCTTCGTGGACTGCGCCAGACGCTGCGTGCGTTGTTTCGCACCCCTGGCTTCGCGCTGAGCTGCATCCTCTTGCTGGCGGTGGGCATCGGGACGAGCACCGCCCTCTTCAGCGTGGTCGAAGGTGTGCTGCTTCGCCCTTTGCCCTATCCGAACGCAGAGCGCCTCGTGCAGCTCTCGGAGGTCTCTCGCAAGGGGAAGGAGATCCGCTTCTCGGACCCCAACTTCGAGGACGTGCAGGCGCAGAGCCGCACCCTGGAGACGCTGGCCCAGGTCTCGGGCGCGATGACCGTCACCGTCACCGGGACGGACGAGCCCACCTTCGCCACGCTGGTGCTCGCCTCGCGTGACTTCTTCCGGACCTTCGGGGTCCAGCCCGTGACGGGCCGCGCGTTCACGGAGGAGGAGCAGCGCGCGGGTGGAGCTCCCGTGGTGATGGTCAGCCAGACCTTCTGGAAGCGCCACCTGGGGGGGCGGCCGTTGCCCATGTCGGAGACCCTCACCTTCGAGGGGCGCTCCTACACCGTGGTGGGCGTGATGCCCGAGTCCTTCGACTATCCGGCGGGCGCGCAGATGTGGACGCCGCGCGAGCAGGAGGCGCGCCTGCCCAGTCGTACCGCGCACAACTGGAACGTCGTCGGCCGGTTGGCGAACGGTGTCGACCCGCGCGCCGCGCGGACGGAGCTGACGGGCATCGCGCGTGAGCTCGCGGCGCGGCATGGCGGGGAGACGGGCATGATGGACGTCTCCATGGTGTCGCTGCACGAGAGCATCGTGGGCAGCTCCCGGTCGACCCTCTACATGTTGCTGGGCGCGGCGGCGTTCCTGCTGCTGGTGGCGGGTGGCAACGTCACCAACCTGCTGCTGGCCCGGGCGGCGACTCGGCGGCGCGAGCTCGCCGTCCATGTAGCGCTGGGAGCGGGGCCGGGCGCGTTGGTGCGTCAGTTCCTCGCGGAGTCCCTGGTGCTGTCGCTGACGGGAGGCGCGCTGGGCGCGCTGCTCGCGACGTGGGGCGTGCCCGCCATGCTCGCGCTCGAGGCGAGCCACCTGCCGCGCGCCGGAGAGGTCTCCGTGAGCGTGACGGCGCTGCTCTTCGCGCTGGGGCTCTCGCTGCTGCTCGCGGTGGGGTTGGCGTTGGTGACGGCGTTGCGCTCGGCGCGGCAGAGTCCGTGGGCCACGCTCACCCAGTCCGGGCGGACGCAGGCCGGGGGCGGGGGCGCGGAGCGCATGCGCCGAGCCCTGGTCGTCGGACAGCTGGCGCTCACGCTGGTGCTGTTGGTGGGCGCGGCGCTGCTCGGGCGCAGCCTGATGGGGCTGCTCTCGGTGGACCCGGGATACCGCACCGAGGACGTCGCGGTCCTCTCCCTGGTGCTGCCCCCCGCGAAGGAGGCGGAGGTGGGGCAGCGCAACGTGCGGTTCCAGGAGCACCTCATTTCGAAGCTGGAGGGCCTTCCCGGTGTGCGCGCGGTGGGCGCGGTGAGCAGCTTCCCGCTCGAGGGGGGCTTCGCCGGCAATGGCTCCTTCGTCGTGCTCAACCGCCCCGATGACGTGAAGAACTTCGATGACTTCGGCCGGCTGGCGCGTGAGCCCGAGCGCGCGGGCTACGCGGAGTACCGCGTGGCGAGCGAGGGTTACTTCGGCGCGCTGGGCATCCGGTTGGTGAAGGGGCGTCTCTTCGACGCGCGCGATACGCTGGAGGCTCCGCACGTGGCCGTCATCAGCGAGTCGCTTGCGAAGGCCCGGTGGCCCGGAGAGGACCCGCTGGGCAAGCTCGTCCAGTTCGGAAACATGGACGGAGACCTGCGCCCCTTCACCGTCGTGGGCGTGGTGTCGGATGTCCGGGACCAGGGGCTGGATGAGGCGCCGAAGGCGACGTTCTATGGCTGCTCCCGGCAGCGGCTGCGGGCCTCCTCCAGCTTCCACATCGCCGTGCACGGCCCCTCGGGCTCGGAGGCGCTGGTCGCCGCGGTGCGGCCGGTGGTTCGCGAGCTGGCGCCCGAGCTCCCCGCGCGCCTGCGCACGGTGGAGAGCCTGCACTCGAGCTCGCTGGCCGCCCGGCGCTTCAGCCTCTTGTTGCTGGGGGCCTTCGGAGCGATGGCGTTGCTGCTCTCGGTGGCGGGGCTTGCGGCCGTGGTGTCCTACGCGGTGGCGCAGCGCACGCAGGAGTTCGGCATCCGCTTCGCGCTGGGCGCGACGGCGGGGGACGTGCTGAAGCTGGTGCTCCGGCAGGCGGCGGTCCTCGCCGGGGCGGGCGTGGTGCTCGGCATGGCGGTGGCCTTGGCGCTCAGCCAGGGCCTCGCGGGAATGGTGTATGGCGTCAGCACCACCGACCCGCTGGTCCTTGTCGGCGTGTCCGTCCTCCTGCTGGCCGTCGCGCTGCTCGCGAGCTGGCTGCCCGCCCGCCGCGCCTCACGCGTGGACCCGATGACGGTGCTCCGCTCGGAGGGCTGA
- a CDS encoding radical SAM protein produces the protein MSSDFHALESGGVLRDELRRRMSRPQRHRLLEGYPMAPLLSSTYEGITPIRSFEYDHSRPLIVGVLPHTFCNPKVKGCGFCTFPHEDFANEPMRRVVEQVAREIEHTVQVEPALGKRVVDAVYLGGGTANLTPPLAMKRLMESLAAAFDLGGAELSFEGVPRYFLLRDEALLEVLADARVRHRRISMGIQTFDPAWLRQMGRDAFGGVDDIRRVIESGHRRGFTVSGDLLFNLPGTTSEHALADVRTAIELGLDQICVYNLVLTPDLDTVWAGEKDLVQAMPEQATALKTWLEVQEALLSRGYVQTTLTNFERADVAGSPRRFVYELASFDPAVRDGIGFGPGALSTFTTGDRQRAFKWRNIPTSEAFAEEMSRGRCPVAAGFRYSAMDMRLLHLTRNLARLQIDCPAYERFFGTNPFWDFPSHFELLMDARLITLEDRVGRLTPEGMFYADAIAGLFAHRRVVELRAYDGGAVDYSMG, from the coding sequence GTGAGCTCTGACTTTCATGCGCTGGAGTCCGGGGGTGTGCTTCGCGATGAGTTGCGGCGGCGGATGTCCCGTCCCCAACGGCATCGTCTGCTCGAGGGCTACCCCATGGCCCCGTTGCTGTCGTCCACCTACGAGGGCATCACGCCCATCCGCTCGTTCGAGTACGACCATTCCCGTCCGCTCATCGTGGGAGTCCTGCCCCATACGTTCTGCAACCCGAAGGTGAAGGGGTGTGGCTTCTGTACCTTTCCGCATGAGGACTTCGCCAACGAGCCGATGCGGCGTGTCGTCGAGCAGGTCGCCCGTGAAATCGAGCACACGGTTCAGGTGGAACCCGCTCTCGGGAAGCGCGTCGTCGACGCGGTCTATCTGGGAGGAGGGACCGCCAACCTGACGCCGCCCTTGGCGATGAAGCGCTTGATGGAGAGCCTCGCGGCGGCCTTCGACCTGGGGGGCGCGGAGCTCTCCTTCGAGGGGGTTCCACGCTACTTCCTGCTTCGCGACGAGGCCCTGCTCGAGGTCCTGGCGGACGCTCGGGTCCGTCATCGGCGCATCAGCATGGGCATCCAGACGTTCGACCCGGCGTGGCTGCGTCAAATGGGCCGAGATGCCTTCGGCGGTGTCGATGACATCCGCCGCGTCATCGAGTCCGGTCATCGGCGCGGATTCACGGTCTCTGGAGACCTGCTCTTCAATCTTCCAGGGACGACGAGCGAGCACGCCTTGGCGGATGTGCGGACGGCCATCGAGTTGGGGCTCGATCAGATTTGCGTCTACAACCTGGTGCTGACCCCGGACCTGGACACGGTGTGGGCGGGAGAGAAGGACCTGGTCCAGGCCATGCCGGAGCAAGCCACGGCCCTGAAGACGTGGTTGGAGGTCCAGGAGGCGTTGCTGTCGCGGGGCTATGTCCAGACGACGCTCACGAACTTCGAGCGAGCGGACGTCGCCGGGAGTCCTCGACGTTTCGTCTACGAGCTGGCGAGCTTCGACCCCGCCGTTCGGGATGGGATTGGCTTTGGCCCGGGCGCTCTCTCCACGTTCACGACAGGGGACCGTCAGAGGGCATTCAAGTGGCGGAACATCCCCACGAGTGAGGCATTCGCCGAGGAGATGAGCCGTGGGCGTTGCCCTGTCGCCGCCGGCTTCCGATACAGCGCCATGGACATGCGGCTGCTCCACCTCACCCGCAATCTGGCGCGACTCCAGATTGACTGCCCGGCATACGAGCGCTTCTTCGGAACGAATCCGTTCTGGGACTTCCCGTCGCATTTCGAGCTCCTCATGGATGCTCGACTCATCACGCTCGAGGACCGCGTTGGACGCTTGACGCCGGAGGGCATGTTCTACGCCGACGCCATCGCTGGGCTGTTCGCCCACCGGCGAGTCGTAGAGCTTCGCGCGTATGACGGGGGCGCCGTCGATTACTCCATGGGCTGA